Genomic segment of Salvia hispanica cultivar TCC Black 2014 chromosome 2, UniMelb_Shisp_WGS_1.0, whole genome shotgun sequence:
AATGGAGATGTGAAACCTAGAATAACAGAAGAAACAAATGACAAATCAAAGATTTGGAAGCTCAGTGAAATTAATGAACCATCTCAATGCCGAACCCTGAAGCTCCCAGAGAACTTAAGAGTAACAAAGGTATATTCTCTCTTTGTTCAACTTCTTACTTGACGTATACTTCTTGTGTGAGATATCATTTCTATTATCAAAAGTTATCATGAGATATTTATAGTTCTTTTGAATTGTAAAACAATCTTTTTGTATTAAGCAGAATAATATGTTCATATTGTAAAAACTTTGGTATAATTATTGTGTTATAACAGGTTCTAGGctgtttaaaaaatttggtataacgcaataatttatttaccacCATAATTCCTTTCCCACAATGTACTTGCAATTCATAAACTTTTGTATTATATCAATAtcgatttattttcttttccttataTCTTGGTATACTTGGTCAACTGGTAGTAATCACTGAGTATGAGTTGTATTGACTATTGATACATGAAGATATAACAGTTTTTCTTGTATTGTCAAGTAGTTTGATAATAGTTTAGCTTTAGCCTTTAGCCCTCAGTTTTATTTCTACCAGAGCCAAACCATTCTTCGAACCATCTCCATTTGTTTTAGAACTTATCCAAGCTATGGGTGTTAAAATCATGTCATTTTGATGTTGATTGTGCACCCAATTCAGCAGTTGGTTACTAACAAGGttaattttttgcattttgctCAAACAGATATCTAGGTTGATATATACAAATTCTGGTGCTGCTATATTGGCTTTGGCTTCGAACGCAATCCATTTACTCTGGAAGTGGCAGAGGAGTGACCGTAATTCAAGTGGAAAAGTAAGAAAGGACTATAATTTTCTTCACCCTAAAATTACAAGTATTTATCATCTGAGATCGAAACGTTAATGATGTAGGCAACTGCCACTGTTTCACCGCAATTATGGCAACCATCAAGTGGCATTTTGATGACCAATGATGCAGCTGACACAAACCCTGATGAAGCTGTTTCTTGCTTTGCTTTGTCAAAGAATGATTCTTATGTAATGTCGGCATCTGGAGGAAAGATATCTTTGTTCAATATGATGACTTTCAAGGTATTGATGTaatgaaataatgaatttCGTACGCTTGTGTttaatatatgtgtgtattCATATCTCCAAATCATGACTATTGCAGACAATGACAACCTTCATGCCTCCGCCACCCGCAGCAACATTTTTAGCATTTCATCCTCAGGATAACAACATAATTGCAATTGGGATGGATGATTCTACGATTCAGATATATAATGTCCGAGTAGATGAGGTATTTCAGAAGTCgtttcattataaaaaatgatcatTTTTAGCATTTCATCCCCCGGATAACAGCACATTTGCAATTGATTTGACTTATCTTGCAGGTCAAAAGCAAGCTTAAAGGTCACTCTAAAAGAATTACTGGACTTGCCTTCTCCAATGTTTTGAATGTTCTAGTTTCATCAGGAGCCGATGCtcaggtaaaaaaaatttcctgTTAGTTTGTTGTCCAAGAGTATTGTTGCATAGTATGATAGAATGTTGTCCCAACTGCTGAAACAGCCATTTTCTAACTTCACTCTTTCTCTATAAGCCTTCTTTGTGATGTTTGTTGAAGTTGAAAAATCTCTTTCTCATATtcctcttttcttctttttgagGCAAGGTGAATTGAATAATCTTTTGGCAGCTGACTAAATGTTGTATAACGAAGTACACGAAAAAAGTTTAGTACTAATGCTAATTTGCTTACTATATGATGAGTCGTTTCTGATTCGCATTTCTTGTGGCTGTTCCTCTCCAGATATGTGTGTGGAGTTCGGATGGATGGGAAAAGCAGAAATCAAGATTTTTGCAACTACCTCCTGGGAGGCCACCGACAGCACAGTCAGAAACTCGTGTACAGTTTCATCAGGACCAGATTCATTTTCTGGTTGTACACGAGACTCAGCTTGCCATATATGAAGCAACAAAATTAGAATGTGTGAAGCAGGTAGGTAACTGCATAATTTCTCTCGTTGAAAAAAAGAGACTTTCTTAGCGCAGATTTCTAATAATTCACCTTTTCTCCGTTGTCAGTGGGCTCCACGAGAATCAGCTGCCCCGATATCTCATGCGACGTTTTCCTGTGATAGCCAGCTGGTATATGCAAGTTTTCTTGATGGAACAGTGTGCATATTCACTGCTTCACACCTCCGCTTACGATGCCGCATTAATCCTTCCTCGTATCTTCCCTCAAGTGTCAGGCAAGTGTTtctcatgataattatatttggCCTTTGGGCCTTTTGGTTTCCTCATGCTTCCCAAGGAGGCATCATGCATCTCAAACTAGTCTCTCTTAACATAATGAGCAtctgaattttgatatatagaTTGTGTGGGAAGTTCATACTTGGTCCTCTCTATAATATGTGGTGAACCCAAATCGTAGTGGGATGTACCGTGCATCCGGATGTATCTATGTGCAAAAGTGTCATGaagattatattattttttagttaccTAAACCTTATCTTTTATTCTCCAGCAGTTCAAACGTGCACCCTCTTGTGATCGCTGCACATCCACACGAGCCAAATCAGTTTGCGCTGGGTCTATCAGATGGTTCAGTTCATGTATTTGAGCCGCTTGAATCTGAAGGTAAATGGGGTGTGCCACCACCAGCTGAAAACGGGTCTGCCAGCAGTGTACCAACCACTCCTTTAGTCGGGGGATCAGCCCAAGATCAAGCACAAAGGTGATATCCAGAAATTAGACAAGGTTGCGAATCGCGATAGGTAACGTTGCATTCTCCACTCTCACCTTATTATAACCTTGAGTTGCGGTTTGGGTGGAGAATGTTGGTAGTGACAAAGTATTTAACATACCTGTACATTATTATTCTGGCACTCCACAACATATTCTTCGACTTCTTTGTCTTCTTCGTCTTTATCTTTTTCCGACTGTTGGGAGCTGGGTATGTAATTAACTTGCACCTTAGGCTCAAACATGCCAATTTAATTTGCCGCATTTTGGGTAAAACATATGATGTAAGATGAATTGGTAGCTACATTTTCTAGACTAGTGGTAGTGACATAAATTCATTTTGTTGTTAGCCgtttctcttatttaagaTAAGTTGGTTTACCCTTTCTTTGTGCTATTTCTACACCTAATGGTGAAATACTTGTCTAATTATGCATATGTAGGTAGATGGGTATGATTTTGATTGCAAGCACATGAACAGAATATATTTCAACTTTAGTGCAGTTTTCACTCAATTGTAAAGTCTACAAAATATATTGTGCACAAGTAAGAATCGagcataaaatttaatgtgtaCTAAAACTAAATGTATATGATTTCTCTTGTATAGTTGGTAAATAATGAAGGGAAGAATTATGCTAAAACACCTATTTTGAAGTAGCAATTACGAAATGTTGTGTTAAAGAAATTACTAGAATTTAAGTACAAATAAGAGAAATTGGAACGTAACTGCCAATTTGTTGATACTCCATAGTACATATGGAATTTGAGGtgtgaatttaaaattgaaatatttaattctaaattaattctttggtaatttatttaatttcaaattctctcaattataattaaaataaatatttgaacgTTCAAATAGTAAAACTGAACACTCTTCAAAAACAAACAACTCACATACATGGTACTGTATACAGAatacatacacacatacaATGCAGGACGTATATTataaagtattatttaattaaataatgatatcgacgtgtgattattattttgactcgccaaataataaatttaaaagtagaatataattttacattattagttaaatactccctccgtccccgattaagagtcacacttttctatttcggcCCGTCCCCagttaagagtcacacttttctatttcggcccgtcctcaattaagagtcacacttcatttttaccataaatagtaagtaggtctcacattccactaactcacttcactcacattttattataaaataataaaatcaatataaaaagagtggatcccacattccactgactttttcaaccaaccttctttttacatttcttaaaacccatatccgatcaaagtgtgactcttaatcaggTCGAAAGGACTTTCAACCAACCttctttttacatttcttaaaacccgtacccgatcaaagtgtgactcttaatgagGACGTAGgaagtaatttttattaaatataattattaaattatagtattttaattcaattccattAAATTctagtttaaatttaaaccaatttcaatttcattatatcatatacatcaaaaaatcaatCAGAATTATATGATACACGGAGTATGCACCTCATTCATCAGTCGAGTTGTTATCAGCCACAAATAAAATTCCCTTAAGCAATTCAAGATAAGAGTGCAGACATCATAGCAGAAgatgaaatttcaaatatgtaCATTGGACAGAGAAGTACTGTTGAATAAAgacaaatgtcaacagaaaTACCAACGGAAGTTgttacttatatatatacatttccATCTATGGAGATGGGCTGCAGAACACATGCCACATTGCCGCTCACATTTTAAGAACTACCAACAAACTTCAAAATTATGTACAATTCATTTTCATGATACGGCTTTATTTCAGCCAAATGCCAGACGACATTCCCCACCCGAATTATGTACGATGCGTGCAGGCTCGCTTTATTCTGGCCTGAAACTCACCAGCTGGGGGAGATCCGTCGACTGAAGCATCTTGATGTCGTTCGCGGTCACCTTGCACGACTCCAGCATAAGCGACTTCAAGTGTTTGAGTGACTTCAGATGACGCAAACCAGCACTCGTCACCCGAGAGTTTGACATGTTCAAGGAAACAAGTTGAGTAAGTCCTGCAGTCAAAAACTGATTTAGACAATATCCAGTTTTTGCCACATCTTACACAAGCTTTGCACTAATAAgttgtttattatttgaaatccTAATGAGTTCAAGGCCAAAAGATGATAACGAATAATATATCCAATAACAATTCCTATCCCATGAAATGAACAACAGGGATATCAGTTTCACATACCAGAGATTGATTCCAAACTCTTGTCCGTCAAGAGGCTGTTCTGAGATAGATTCAGCAGTGTCAAGGATGTAAGATCTTTAATGTTCTTTACTCCAGCATCCGTTAATCCACCACCACAGATTTCCAGAGAGCGTAGCTTCTTGAATGCTGGAGGAGAGGGATACAAGAAATAAATGAGGATGATCAAACACTTCAAGCAATGAGCAGAATTGTGAAATGACAAATTGAATTGGAAGGGGGTTAAAAGGAAGACAATACAATACATAAACACAACTGACTTGTGTACAATGGGATAAATTATCATACCTCGGAGATAATTGGTTCCAGAATCAGTAATCCGTGCTCCAAAAAGATCCAGGTGCATCAATCCAGTCAGACCTGTAATAATGACATAGTAAAGCTCATGCACACATCGAAACAAAAAGTAATAGTTACTCCATAGTAAAGCTCATGCACTCATGGGAGTATTACTCAAGAAGAATAAATTAACTAGGCCAAAAAATAATGCTAGTAGTGCTCGAATTGTTTCACAGAAACATGCCATAGTTTCTGCTTACTAAAATCGTATAGATACAGCAAGACACTAACCACCTAAAAAGTCTTACTTGTAAGAGCAGCAAGGCCAGCATCCGTAATTTGACGTGCATCTAGATTGAGGGACTTGAGAGATGATAAGCCAGATAACTTTCTCAAGCCACCATCAGTGACAACAGTAAATGATAGATTTAAATTCTCCAGATTAACCAGTCctgcaaaaaagaaaaccaaccaatatcaaatgaaaactgAAGTTCTAAATGATGATTTGAGGTTAAAGTGCTTAGACTACTTAAAATGTGTTGTAATCATGTTTTGTTGTACTATCTATCTATACTATCAATCCAATCAAGTCTTACCAGAAAGATGGCGTAACGCGCTGCTCCCAACTTCAGTATCCGACAACTCCAAATACTTTAGACGCGTTAAACCTTAGATCAAGCAaagaagagataaaaaatCAGGAGGAAAACTTGTAACCAAATTGGCATAGACTGATAATATTATTCTGCATCAAATCATGCAATACAAGATGGAAAAATCATACAAGACTGGGTAAGTAGTTATTCAAAAGACACAGAGCCAGAAATAAGTGAATAACCTGAAAGGTAAAGAATCCCTTCATCTTTAATCCTGCAAGAATCAAGGTTTAAGCTCTCCAAATTTATGAGACCTGTTTGAAAAGGAGAAAGTAAAGGAAACTTGGACAATATATTAACAATAATCCTAAAGTATAAACCAACGTCCACTTAAAAGGGCACCTAAATCCTTATAAATGTATAGAAACACTGGAACTGGAATGAAATGGTTCATGATTTGAAGAGTTAACGTATAAGCAATATAAGTAAAAACACTACCTTTAAGGTGCACCAAAATTGCACCTGAGATATCATTGAACCCCAAATTCAACACTTTCAGAGACTGCATCTCTATAAAGATCAGAAAAGACAAAACATTAAGTTTTCTTACAAGAAAAAATCTAGAAAGATCTTGTACATTTTTCCTTATagatttacttcactatatctACAAATCTCACTTGAAAAGTTTTCACATCCATTGTCCTTCAAATCACATCTGCTAAGATTCAAATATTGCAATGCACCAAGAACTGCAACAAAGAGAAagcatataaatatagaatgaTATATTGGAAAAACTTATAGAAAATATGTCAAACATAACTCTTGGAGCCCAGGGATACAAGAGATAAAATGTTAGATTTTAAACAACAAGCTATAACGTAAGTATCTTATAAAGCCCAACATAGTCAAATTAAGTAGAACATTTGCCTGAAAGTGACTCCAAGCATGCAGCAGTGACAGGGCAAGCTTCCATattcaagagagagagattctTCAAGTCTgcatgaaaattatgaaatattacttACGACAGGCATCAGTAGCTTAGTTGagcaattttcttttatatctATGTgcctttaattatttttcatgttaaATTTTCTTGTGCTGAGCACCATAGGACAGAAGTTTTTCATATAAATCAGTGAAACTACCTCGTAGAAAGACTACACCATTATCAGTAACCTTACTGGATGCAATTTGTAATGACTTCAAGCTAGTAAGGCCTgcaataaaaagagaaatgggTTGAACAATGTAGCATAACACTCCTATTAAGGCAATTTCACAGGTCAATGAAAATCTTAACATCCAAAGATTTGAAATATGGTCTTCACTAGCACCTTAAATACTTAAGAATGCCAACCTGTTTTTGAAAGTCAATGAATCAGAAAGAGGAGGTGAGTTAGCTACCTGAGATAGCCTTCATATCAGCATCAGTGATGCAATTGCAGCAGTTGACATTCAGcatttcaagtttttcaagtCCTGCAGACCAAGGGTAAGATAGAGCACACAAATGAAAGACTGCATGCATATAAGGCAATGCAAACAATATCCAAGACATCAACTTGCCAATTTTGGTCAATGCAGTAGTATCaccatattgatatttaagCTACTTCCAATCACCAAGATTTATTCCTAGAGGTTAACTGATGCCACCCAACCCGACCACTCAAACCAGAAAATATAAAACCTATATAGGTGGCTCTGTTTTGTGAATTGCGATTCCGACAGTTTATCTGATAAGATGACAATTTTCTGAAGAACAGGAAAGGAGAACTAATGTTGGACAGATATAAACATTGCAAGAGAACACGACAGAGGACTGCAAAGCCCACCATCTTGACTGTGAAGTGTGAACTAATGAAACTCCCTCCAGGTGTTCCAATAACaaacatttttcaaatttcagcATCTCTAAGGTTCTGTTGGAAAAGAAAGCTCCATGATAGGGAGTTGAAAATAGCAAATCAAGCAAGGAGGGCAATGTGTAGGTGAGGAATgcaatagaaaaatataaagctGTGATAGGTTGTATCCCACCAAGCATTCGTCCCAAGACCTAACCTTATTTTCGTCCCAGATTTGGACCTTTTCGCTTGAATGAAATTTGGGTAACCCCTAGAAACGAATTTCCAACTTCAGAATGTGATTCTAACAGATAAGCTCCGAtgtagtatttcttttattgCAAACTGCATTTGCTTGTAATGACCTTGCGCCcgaagaaaataattttaacaagACTTGATTTTTCCAGCAAATATTACAAGAGCCGAGACCTTCTATCTCTTTGGGACGGACCACCACATCGCTCGAGATAAAGTGAGTATGAATACACATCACGGCATCAGGACCATTCCAGAGGATGtctcttgtttctctctctaaggCTATGCGAAACATTGACAAGTGGTTGGAAACTTGAAAGAGGGAGAATATGACTTCCCTAATAAATTAGGATATGAAGCAGTTATGAATGCCTCTAATACCATGCATGATCTATAAATTATGTCACCAATAAGAGCTCAAAGAACACAAACCTTTTAAGTGAGCAAGTCCTCCATGGATCCTGGGACATCTCTCCATATCCAACTTTACCATCTTGATTAAGCCAGACAAAGAACTTATTCCTTTGGCGGTAATCGAGCTGTTTCTTTTAAAGCTGAGTGCAGTCAGGTTTGAGAGACCTACAAGGTTGAAAAACAAGCACAAATTAGATAGTAGGTCCTGAGTCTTCTGACTACATCAGAGTTCCCAACAGCACTTTGATATTACTTAAAGTAAACAAAACTTAAATCTCGGAAATGTTGTCATCAAATACACTTATACAACCGAATGCCAGAAAGCAATCAGATACTCTACCTGTGAATTTTATTCCTAAATACAAGTCAAGGAGAAAATAAACCAATATATCCCGTGGAGACATCACGAAACGAGTTCATTGCAACAAAGGAACAACTTCGAGTAGCTGGGACATCTTGCCCCCAAGAAGACAATTTTATCTAACCAAACAATGGCAACGCAACCATCTTTGCAATCATCCgaacaaaaatcaaatgtgGAAGTAGAGGGGGTGGTCTTACCATTGACCTGTTCAAGACCCTTGTCGGATATCTGATCACAGTAGTTGAGATTCAAGGCCTGAAGACTCTTGCAATCTTTGAGATAAGTTAACCCAGAGTCAGTAACGTCTGATGCTGAAAGATCCAAAGAGAGCAACGACGAACCCTGAGAAGATACAACATCCAACCAACTGTCACCAACTCCTGGGTACTCCCCCAAATTAAGATCCTGCAGGAGACAGAACAGCTCTAATGAGATTAATCTACCCCTAGGCACTAACACAGCTTATGGCCCTTATtcaaatatatcatttaatgATACCTGTAGAGCACAGTCCCGAAAAGCTTCAAGTAAAGTATCAGTCAGGCATTGAGAACAGACCAAATCATCAAAAATCTGCTGAGTTATATCCCTTGGCAGCATGGAGAAAGTgccatatttatttatgtccTTCAATGAACAAAATTACTTATGAATACGCTTCCCCCATGTTTAGCTTTATGTCTGGTAAAGAGAACCATTAAGAATTCAATCTGAACATACCTCCCTAATTTTGTATATGCACAAATCCATAAGCGTGGGGCATCTTTGTTTCCCCTGGCTAGCATCCATAGGAGCTCTAGAAAATGAACCCCCAAGCCATTTTGAGCTCCCACTTTTAGTATATCTCCCAGATACTCCTCTGTTGATGTTATCGTCGTTAGCCTGTTGATCACGCTTCCTTGAACAAGCTCCCCCCATTTACAGCAGTATATTATCTATGCTATCACGAAAGCAGCAGTGAAACAGTGTAATTTCCCATTTGTTACGAATGTCAGGGGTACAAGAGGAACACGGCCCTGCCAAGAGCAGACAGATGCcattaaaatttgaacaaaATTACCATATGATTTCGTGAATCACACCTTCCTAATCTGCTTCAGCAGTTAGATTTTCTCATTGAAGTATGCATATTTTCAAGGACTTAAAACAGAAGCCACGACATAAACACACTGAATCGCGGATAAACAAACAGGAACACAGGAAAACAGAGCATAAGAAGGCAAGTACAATACGCTTGCAACTTCTACGAAAGAAAAGTATAATTCTCGACACAGAAAACActtttttcaatcaatttttcctCAAAAGTGTTGTCACAGAAGCCTCGATTCCTCAGTAGAAAAACATGagtaataaagagaaaaatatctACTGTAGCAAGTGAACAATTTTTCTCTGCAATAACATCTAAAGACTGACAGTCTCTAGAAAATGATCTAAGGAGATATGAAAAAACGATGACGCACGCACATGATAGGAGGGATTTTCCTTAAAACACAATCATAAATTTAACTCACTCATACACACGCATGATCAAGCTCTCTATCTCAACAATCATCACGATCACCGTCGTCGcgaaaacacacacatacatatgATGATCATATTAGCCAGAAAAGGCGAGAAAATACACACACAGTGTCATCtcgaaattgaaaataagcAAATTGAAAAACACCTCAATATTTCCATCGAAACCTCAGCAGTCCAAAAATATACAGCTTATTTAGAGAGAGTGGAGAGTAGCAGAGGACGAAGATAGGGAAGAAGGCAGCGTACAAGAAGGGGAGAGGTTGCCCGAGCCAGGATCCGAGCCAACTGATCTCCGCCACGTGGTGGCGTGAGGTGTGAGGATCTCAGCTTCGGGAGAGATAAGAAGTGTGCGGGTCCCACTGCCTCCGATtagattgattaatttttttattattaaaataatgtatgaTTCGGCATTGCTTTATCCATTTCAAGGGAATTTATTAGCTATGGGCCCATTTTAGTGGAAATTTTGGACGCAACCTAATCAAGCTTAATCAAATTCAATCTACTTGCATTATATATAATCCTATCTCTAGCAAACACGAATGATTGCGccttttttaattctattttagttttcattaTATACGGCTCACCCaaagtaaattaaatcaagaaaaaaatattcgatcaatttatttcatcattataataaataaatcactACTAACTTTACGATATAAGATTGGACACACGAAAATCCAAATGGATTCTTTCTATGATGTTGATGTCTTcaaattactaattattaaGTGCAAAATAGAATGGACTTACCTAAAACACAGTGCGTTAACCTAAGTATgaactttttatttaacttataCTTAGATATATGTCTTCTCAAGCTTTTAGACTTAATCTTCAAGCTTTTATCAAAGTTAGTGTGGAGGACATTCACCTTTTCCCGAATGGGAGATTAAATCTTAGTAATTATGACAAATTAGGCTTTTAAGACTAAAAAAGTCATTGGAGTATTGATAGTGTATCTTTGATCTTCGCATCAATGATTCATGGTGTTAATATGTCTCTTTTGAGGTTTGGATACAAAATTAGCAATTTTGgattacaaattaaatcagGGTGTGATTTGATAATACCAAGAAGAGAGACAAAACAGTCCCATTTTGTCTGGATAAAACTGATATAGACTAACAAATATTGAGAAACAAACGAAATATTCCAAGCACAAATTTTGCGGTGTCACAATTCAAGAACTGTGAATACCATAAACCCTATCTCTCTCAATGGAAACCGTAGCATCAGTTTCCATGGAATTCGCCTCGAATTTTATGGGATTAGCCAAAAGCCGCTCTTATCCAATTTCATCCGTAAAAACCGCGCATTTCTTCAGCAGAAACAGGCAAAATTTCACTGTCCAAAGCCGCAAGTTCTTGGCTTGCACCATTTCTGACAATTCAAGAATCGTGCGCTCATCGAAGCAGCCGAAGAGGCGCTTTTGCCGCAGGCTGACGGCCGCCTCCGCCGCCAGCTCAGCAGCAGAAACTGAAGATTCTGGCGTTGTGACTAAAATCCCTCCTGATAATAGAATCCCAGCTACCATTATTACTGGCTTCTTGGGTTCTGGAAAGGTATTTGCAGTGTTTTGATTTTCACAGTTTTGTGTTGAGCATTTGAGtttatctttctctttttatgTGAATTGAATGAATTTTGGTGAGGGTTTGTGTTTGTTGCAATTTCGCTAAGTATACTGTGGGTGGATTATGATGGGAACTCACCCGCATTGTCGTGATTATAGACTTTTAATAAGTAGTTAAAGATTTAtcctttttgatttattttatttatcagtGTTACTAAAGGTAATTGGCTAGTTTTTCTTATTGTGCTATTTTTGTTTAGTGATATTGAATTCTGCTATATTAGAGACTTTTTTAATTCTTGGAC
This window contains:
- the LOC125205454 gene encoding dynein regulatory complex subunit 6 isoform X2, with product MGGACSRKRDQQANDDNINRGVSGRYTKSGSSKWLGGSFSRAPMDASQGKQRCPTLMDLCIYKIREDINKYGTFSMLPRDITQQIFDDLVCSQCLTDTLLEAFRDCALQDLNLGEYPGVGDSWLDVVSSQGSSLLSLDLSASDVTDSGLTYLKDCKSLQALNLNYCDQISDKGLEQVNGLSNLTALSFKRNSSITAKGISSLSGLIKMVKLDMERCPRIHGGLAHLKGLEKLEMLNVNCCNCITDADMKAISGLTSLKSLQIASSKVTDNGVVFLRDLKNLSLLNMEACPVTAACLESLSVLGALQYLNLSRCDLKDNGCENFSKMQSLKVLNLGFNDISGAILVHLKGLINLESLNLDSCRIKDEGILYLSGLTRLKYLELSDTEVGSSALRHLSGLVNLENLNLSFTVVTDGGLRKLSGLSSLKSLNLDARQITDAGLAALTSLTGLMHLDLFGARITDSGTNYLRAFKKLRSLEICGGGLTDAGVKNIKDLTSLTLLNLSQNSLLTDKSLESISGLTQLVSLNMSNSRVTSAGLRHLKSLKHLKSLMLESCKVTANDIKMLQSTDLPQLVSFRPE
- the LOC125205454 gene encoding EIN3-binding F-box protein 1 isoform X1, translated to MGGACSRKRDQQANDDNINRGVSGRYTKSGSSKWLGGSFSRAPMDASQGKQRCPTLMDLCIYKIREDINKYGTFSMLPRDITQQIFDDLVCSQCLTDTLLEAFRDCALQDLNLGEYPGVGDSWLDVVSSQGSSLLSLDLSASDVTDSGLTYLKDCKSLQALNLNYCDQISDKGLEQVNGLSNLTALSFKRNSSITAKGISSLSGLIKMVKLDMERCPRIHGGLAHLKALERETRDILWNGPDAVMCIHTHFISSDVVVRPKEIEGLEKLEMLNVNCCNCITDADMKAISGLTSLKSLQIASSKVTDNGVVFLRDLKNLSLLNMEACPVTAACLESLSVLGALQYLNLSRCDLKDNGCENFSKMQSLKVLNLGFNDISGAILVHLKGLINLESLNLDSCRIKDEGILYLSGLTRLKYLELSDTEVGSSALRHLSGLVNLENLNLSFTVVTDGGLRKLSGLSSLKSLNLDARQITDAGLAALTSLTGLMHLDLFGARITDSGTNYLRAFKKLRSLEICGGGLTDAGVKNIKDLTSLTLLNLSQNSLLTDKSLESISGLTQLVSLNMSNSRVTSAGLRHLKSLKHLKSLMLESCKVTANDIKMLQSTDLPQLVSFRPE